The genomic interval AGGCAAAATTAAAGGACCAACTCTTAAAGAACCTGAAGGAGATTCCCCTGATATTAGCATTGATGGCCTCataggaaaaatgaaaatgccCAAAGTAAACACACCAAAATTTAGTCCAGATTTAGGCCATGACATTGGCATTAATGGACCAAAGACCTCAGGCATAAATATGAATTTTTCTGAAGCTGATATCAGAGCTCCAAAACTCGATGTAAAATCTCCCGAAATTGACATTGATGGTACAGAAAGCAATTTCAAATTACCAAAATTCACAACACCAAATCAAACACGTCAATTTGATATTCAACGATTTAACGACATGTATtacaacactcatacaccaACAACTAATATTAAAGGTCTCAAAACAGACTTTACAACTCCAGACATTTCATTGCCCTCAGCCAAGGTAAACTTGTCTGGCAGTGGCCCAAATATCCATCAAAAATCTGACACAAAAAATCCTAGGGATAGAAATACATCATATGGCAGTATGAAAGTGTCAAAAGACTTAGAGTCTTTAGTATCAGGCATGGACCTTGAAGTACCAAAACAATCCTTAAAGGGGTCAAAGTTTAAACTGCGAACACTAGTATGATGGGAACAATTTTCATATTATTGTGTACCCCAGAAAGAcagatctttaaaaaataattgatttCATGTACTTTGTGAAGAATATATCAGGGCTATATCACATGTAAATACTTTAGGAAAAACATATCACAATTATACACAGAAACTATTCTATAGTATCTTTTGTTGCAGcttgtgtatatacatttttgtatgtttgtttagtACCACTGGCACTTAAAACAAAACCTTGTACATTCCTGCACAAGTACCCTGGGAGTAAGTGTAGAGTTGAATTAAATTACAATTACAGTGcatttgaatattttacacAATTTAATATATTACTGTTTACATAATTTAATGATGTTTAAATGTTCATCAATGTAAATGGCTTAAATTAATATGAAAACACATGACACTGATGATGTTTTATTAGTTTGTGCCTCATTTATATAATGTGTATTATGCATTTGTTTGAGAATTTGTTTTCATAGTGATGGCTGTAAACCCATTGTAAATAAATCCAagtaaaaaaactaaaacattagtttctcaattattatttttagaattatttttgtTACATGCATTTGTATTGCCATTtggtattttaaaatataaaataaatgttttcaaacTAATTAGCCAAAGACATGTGCTAAATAAAACCCTaccaaataaatgtaaattcaaGTATACCGGGAAATCAGTTGACTTCAGTTGAGACAGTATACCTTTGCAACATTTGTTTTCTAATAGAGGCAACATGACATAATTCATGTGACATCAAAAACAATCTGGTAAGTTTTAAAGATTGTCAtgaataatatacatatatagaaatatacatatacaattttattatacaaatacattttagtAACTTTCAAGATGCCTCAAATGACCAAGCATGGATTCCTTGTGGATGGACTTTTGTGATGGTTCCATGTATTTCACCTCCTTTTTTGTTATACCATGTGAAGGTCCTTTAAGGCATTAGCATACTGGTATTAAGACAATATTTACCCATAATTACCAACCAGATTGCATAATCTTAGTATATTTTGTCATGATAATGAACAGATAGCATAAAATAACAAAGATCTGGTTGCATTTCATAActaatgattgtgtgtatgaccGGCCTGAGAGGGGGTGCAATTGTTGTAGGGGATTGTGATATAACTAATCTCtctatcaaaacaaaaaaaatagctgCCAATGTGAATTGACCTACTCATAACTGATAACTCAATACAGGAGTTACAAATTAAATGAACATGTTTTTGGATATTTGTGCATCTTGGAGCTATCAGAGAAACTTTGGTTGGGACTTGTGACTTCGGTCAGAGCTTCAGGAATAAATTGTCCTCAATGATTTAAAAAACCTTTAgttttgttaattttattttatattttttaataaatggtaGAAATCCAAAACCTGTTAGAATAACCTAATTCACCCTATAATTCTTGATGTCTGTGATTCTTACTGGAGAAATTGCATAGACTCTTCTCTTGAAAGAGTCTGTAGACACTTCATAGACTCTTTGAAAGCATCAGTATCAGAATATAGGTATTTGTATTAGATCTAAAACAAAACCAGTGGTATCTTTAACGTCTATTGCTATCTAAAACCAATAAAGGCAACACTTGCATGCATGACATGCACAGTTTACACCTCTACACTGTCCAAAGTGGTCGAAAAAGTGATATGAAGTGATATTTTGTAATGTATGATTTTAAGTTAAGTTGTTGtctttgtttgtcacatatacattactgcacagtgaaattctttctttgcatatcccatccttgggggttggggtcagggcacagggtcagccatgatgcagcacccctggagcagagagggttagggaccttgctcaagggcccaacggtggcagcttggtggtgctggggcttgaaccacgaTCTTCTGGTCTATGACCCAGAGCAATTTTACAACTGCTGTACCATTTAGTACAATATTTTCAACAATATAACATTTACAAATATGTCTGTTCAAGATATTTCAAACACTGGTAAAGTTTGCTTCACTATCACCTATGTGCATCTATCAGATAAAATTTAgtttaaaagtctttttttgtGAATATTGTTTGAATCTGCTTGACATCTATTATatgttatggaaaaaaaaaattacattttatacacattaaCCCCATGAAATATTCCACAGGTCGGAAATTCATACTTTCTTAAGATCgtaggaagaagaaaaaagatctcttttttatttttatttttaatgatattatgatatttattaACAATGTCACATGTATGAAACATTACCCAAATTATTATGCACTGGAAAATTATTGTTTCAAACTTTAGCATGTAGTAAATCATGAAATAGAAAGTTGTTGTATTGCTAATTCTTGATTAAACTAAcaaaaacaagtaaacaaaaaacaaacaaaccgtTTACTTTCGACTCTGTTACTTAAAAGCTAAATGCAGCCATTATACACTAAAGAACCTTTGTAATAAGGGGAAAGGGGTATTTTTAAATGCATGAATGATTTTCTTAGATTCAATGTTTAAGTATTCAAGTATAATTTTTAAAGTCAGAAGAGTTAAGTGGGCCTCTATCATAAATAGAATCACTCTGACACAGTATCAGACATCAAATTGTGCATCTTTAGCATATGCTTGCTAGCACTTGCTTGCTGCTGTAAACAAAAtagttttataaaataaaaataaaaaagtatggGGTTTAGATTGTTAAATATGGATCTAATTCGCTGTTTATTTCTTGTTAGcagtttttttggggggggggttggcaCTTGGTAGTAATCCAATAAAATAGTTAGAATGCCCACAACAGAGCTGCTCTGTGAGTTTCGTAAAGGCTTATAGTACAAATCGCTTTCGGCTCTAATCGGAGGTATTCGGCCATCTGCCACCATTTTGTACTGCTTCGTAGACTTCCGGGTTTCACAGAACTGGGTTCGCTGCTGAAGCCCTAAAGCAAGTGGCTTTCCTAAACTCACTTTCTCTCGACTCCAGGTTTAAAGAGCAGGAGATTTTTAGTatgcatttgtgtttttttcgtGTTTAATCCAACAGTGGATATCATGGAGCTCCGACTCGTCGCTTCGTTAATGTTAGATATTTAGTTTCCAGGTTTGTTTTGTAGctggtcagtgtgtttattaatattacCGGACCACAACCCGCTTTCTTTCAATGCTGTTGGAGACACAAATCTCCTGAGTAGCCGCAGGTAAGATCGCCTACATAGTCgagtctttattgtattttttcagAGAACTAAATAACTTGGTGGTGTTTCTCTAGTGTTCCATATATTAACTGCTGTAAAGAAGTCGCCCTTGTTCCTGAGCTgtgccccccccctctccctaaGCGATAAAAGTTTGTTGACCAAAGCTTTGAGGCAAAACACCATGTCAGTGTATAATCTCAGGGCCAGCTCCTTGTTAGTGTAAAGCCGTGATCATGGGctttttacttgtttttctGACTTCTGTCTTCACTTCACGAGCTTGCGGTGACTTGCGCAAGATTTGCTTCACAAACATCGCCATTTACCTGCTGGGCCATTTCCTTGTTCGTGTTACGGAAAAAAAGCTTTGGTGAAGCAATGATTTTAACAGGAGTCATTAAAACAGTTTGACTCGTGCTATTGGCAGTCAGTGTCTTACATGCTGGAGAAAGCCTTTTGTTTAATCTATGACGTTGTGGTCAGTGGCTTTGAAGGATCCGTCATCAGCAGGCGCGTGCCATGTTGGCCATACTGTATGGTTACCAGCTACACCTACAGCAGTGAACTACACAAGACATCAGATTTACTTTGTATTCTGTGCATCAGTATTTTACCAGGAATCCCTGAAAATCATgtgacagtaaacacacacctcatgctTAAGATATAGTTATAGTAGAGTGTTTAAGCTGGATACGTTTATTGCTAAGGATACTCAAACATTTCCCAAACATGTTCAGAGTAACCAGACTGTATGGGGAGTTTCTGTTTTGAAGAAACTCGATAATCGGAGCTGACTGAAGGTATGTCATGTGTTTCAGCAGTGCATAAGGCCCAGAACATGGCTTGTTGAATCACCTGAGCTGCATTTCTGGTTTCCAGCCTCACACCTCTGTTGCTGGTTTGGTTGCTGGTGATCCTGCTTAACAACATTCCGCTTGGAACTGACAAAGCGGTGTATCACTCATATCTACGTGTATCTCGCTTATAGAAGATATGCGAGAAAGAAAAGATGTTGGTTGGTTTAGAATATACTCAAACATTTCGAGGAAAGTATTGAAGGTCTAATCAGCATCCGATCAGACTGGTTTTGGGAAGGTTAGTGATGAGCGTAAATAAGGAAATAACTATACGATCAggtatttttattctttaggTTTAtttgcatgtaaaaaaaaaaagaaggtaacTACTTTGGTACATCCACTGTCAAAGCtctgtttaattatttacacGCTCTATGAAAAAATACTATGTATTTCTTTCCTTGACTCTGGGGTGGTAGCCTCAAGAGTATATACATCCTTTAATATGTGATATCTTTCACCTAGAAACATGGATATAgtgtacttttatatataaaaataataataataataattcgaGCTGCATTAGTGGAGCgtaatttgttttatattaaagatttaaagatACAAAAGGAGTACTTGTAAGTGTACCATCCTACTGACAAGAAAATGCAGTCtagtattttacatttacaggagaatattttttaatgctTGCCTTTCATTTGCAGAGCTTTTGTGAGCAGAAATACAGCTGCTAAGACTGAGGTGATCGCCACCATTCTTGGAGAAACAACAATATGCCTAttcctccaccacctcctccgGGACCTCCACCTCCCCCTACCTTCAGCCAGGTAGCTTCAGTACAGTCCCTTAATCTGTctacactcactaacaccacctTATTTCTTATACACGCAGAATCCAGAACATTATTTTGTTGCTATACTGTTGTCCTGATCATTGTAATGCACAAAAAAAGAATATGATTTCTTGATTTGAAGTATGAATTCTTTTTACAGGCAAACACTACCCCTCCTAAGCTCTCATCTAGCGAAGCTAAAGGAAGAGGAGCCTTGCTGTCAGACATATGCAAAGGGGCCAAGCTGAAAAAAGTCGCAAATACCAATGACAGAAGTGCGCCCATTCTTGAGAGTAGGTCGCTGAGATTACAGCAGTGAACTCAAGAGAACTTATTAAAGACGTAACATTAATGATTGACTAGGCCTTCATTATGGCTAATCAtccacctggtgtgtgtgtgtgtgtgcacgtgcttTTGCAGAATCTGGAGGGGGTGGcggcggaggaggaggaggaggaggaagtggcGGGGGATTTGGTGGCAGTTCTGGACCAATGCCAATGGGAGGCCTGTTTAGTGGAGGAGTGCCTAAACTTCGTCCAGTGGGAGGTAGATTTATAAGGTCCTTCATAGAGAAAGACTTTCAGTCATTTAGAATAACAAGTTATTCTAATACATTCTCTAGTTATAAAATAGAAATCGGATGTTTCAAGCATTACTTTGAGCTGGGATCATTCCCAAAAATGATCACAGTTCCAGACATGCTGGTTGACTGTCCATAAATCTCTGATGGAATGTATTGTCTTTTACAAATGAGTCACAAATTTGAACTGTTTCTACCATATTCTAAAGCTTTAAAAATATTAGAGTTTAGTTCAACTGTTTTGTAAAAAGCATTTTAcgaaaatattcattcattcattcattcattcattcattcatctgcagTAACCACCtgatcctggtcagggttgtggtagATCTAGAGCCTTTTATGAGAGCTCTGAGTGCATCTTATCCAGGGTGTATGGGAATGAGCTACAGGGCAGGGCACGACATACACAAAttcacaaactcattcacacctagtggCAATTTGGCATAGCCAATCCATCAAATGGGCTTTGGGAAATGGGCATTGGGGAAATTCTAAGAACCAGGAGAGAATATGTGAAAAGTCCTGTCAGGTGGTAATGAAGCCTATGACACTCCTGTGATGCTGAGAAATCAAATCATGTGATCTGATTCTGCTGCTGAATAGTAAAAATTGAACCATAGCATCAAGAATATATTTTGTTTAGGGTAAAATTGTATAATTTTGCTGTTTGGATTTGAAGTACTAACTGGTTTTGAGCCATTATGTTCATAAAGTCTAAAATAAAAGGTATGGTTACTGAACCTGAAAAAACAGCCCATGCCAAGTTTTGGATTTTGTGCCTGTTACAacttttatattacattatattagtAATTGATTACATTGGGAAGAAATGGGAAGTCTTTCTTTGAGACATTTTACCTACAAGTTCATGCTGTAAAATGAACAAACTCAGTAAATGTGTTGATGACATCATGTATCTCTTTCCAGATGCCAGCGTTGGCAGATCAGCACTGCGGCCCCCAGGCTCACGGCCTGCTGCACCCCGTCCTTCGAGTCAGCTTGCCAGTGATGAACGCACCTCACCCCCTCTGCAACCTAAGAATCCTCGCCCTTCACTACCTGACATTTCGAAACCCGGTGGCGGTGGAAGTACTCCAAAAGTCAACAGCTCTGcccctcctccccctccccctttcATTCGTCGTGGCAATAACCCCCCTCCCGCCCCCAGTCAGAGCTCTAGCCGCTCTTATGGGGTAGAGAAGCACCCTCCACCACCGAGTGGGAACAGAGcccctcctcctccatcacctGCACGTGATGTCCTGTCAAAACCTACTTCTCGCTCATCACCTGGGCTCACTTCATCTctaccacctcctcctccttaccGACAGCCTCCTCCAGTGAGTAATGGGGATCCACCCCCTGAGTTGCCACAGAGGCGGAACTCGCTTCACAGGAAGTCCAGTGGAAATACTCGTAGTCAAGCTCCACCCCCACCACCGCCCCCACCCCAACAAAGCAGccgaccaccaccaccagctcGAGAGCCTCCAGGACGCCGACCAAGTAACTAGCTGTTATTTTCTGCTCTAAATGTTGAGGCTTATTAAGAATATGTGGATTATTTTGTAAATCAT from Hemibagrus wyckioides isolate EC202008001 linkage group LG10, SWU_Hwy_1.0, whole genome shotgun sequence carries:
- the wipf2a gene encoding WAS/WASL-interacting protein family member 2, translating into MPIPPPPPPGPPPPPTFSQANTTPPKLSSSEAKGRGALLSDICKGAKLKKVANTNDRSAPILEKSGGGGGGGGGGGGSGGGFGGSSGPMPMGGLFSGGVPKLRPVGDASVGRSALRPPGSRPAAPRPSSQLASDERTSPPLQPKNPRPSLPDISKPGGGGSTPKVNSSAPPPPPPFIRRGNNPPPAPSQSSSRSYGVEKHPPPPSGNRAPPPPSPARDVLSKPTSRSSPGLTSSLPPPPPYRQPPPVSNGDPPPELPQRRNSLHRKSSGNTRSQAPPPPPPPPQQSSRPPPPAREPPGRRPNSHGPPSASRNGTRDAPPPPPPPPARIQSGSAQNSYESRGRPPPPSSGRQPTSHPPPPPVRNGHTSVSRTFTDEFESKYSFHPVEDLPPPEEYRQFAKVYPSKSNKAMTRGAPPAPPVGR